Proteins encoded by one window of Cannabis sativa cultivar Pink pepper isolate KNU-18-1 chromosome 4, ASM2916894v1, whole genome shotgun sequence:
- the LOC115714203 gene encoding tubulin-folding cofactor C isoform X1 — protein MPHDIGDELRAWDVLSLFFVFISVLYHSIFTGERGRGLKTNSAGPAGRTATLSTMEEDYLSSNANNGGNPSDALEQARQRKHAAMLERLANRQHTRRSAESDDSSTSPAFESTSSFLTRFSDSKRSIEAQIAQSRLTPMPETTQLKPQLDAISASISSLEKLVAENSYFLPSYEVRSSLKAVSDLKQSLESLSADLVPKKKFSFKNKAPKKDPALDSNREKKETEIVKPEKMSYTVPDSPGFRNKTREVLVMKFSGSEIGEFTISDLDSCEVRLIGCVRALFVHRLRNCRVYGGPVMNSILFEQVEGCVFVMASHQIRIHHAKATDFYLRVRSRPIIEDSSGVRFAPYCLSYEGIHKDLQEASLAEETGNWANVDDFRWLRAVQSPNWSILPENERIGLINISNSNLDTRSEEI, from the exons ATGCCCCATGACATCGGGGACGAACTCCGGGCTTGGGATGTTCTTTCTCTGTTCTTTGTTTTCATCTCAGTTCTCTATCATTCTATATTTACAGGGGAAAGGGGACGGGGACTGAAAACCAACAGCGcag GTCCAGCCGGGCGGACAGCAACTCTGTCAACAATGGAAGAGGATTATCTCTCATCAAACGCTAACAATGGTGGAAATCCTTCTGATGCTTTAGAACAAGCCCGCCAAAGGAAACATGCCGCCATGCTCGAGCGCCTTGCAAATCGTCAACACACTCGTAGATCAGCAGAGTCCGATGACTCCTCCACCTCTCCTGCTTTCGAGTCCACTTCTTCCTTCCTTACTCGCTTTTCTGATTCCAAACGGTCCATTGAGGCCCAAATTGCGCAATCCCGACTCACCCCGATGCCCGAGACAACTCAGCTCAAACCCCAACTTGACGCCATTTCAGCCTCTATCTCCAGTCTTGAAAAGCTTGTCGCCGAGAATTCATACTTTTTGCCTTCTTATGAGGTTCGGTCATCCCTAAAAGCAGTTTCCGATTTGAAACAGAGTCTCGAGAGTTTGAGCGCTGATCTAGTTCCCAAAAAGAAATTCTCTTTCAAGAACAAAGCTCCAAAGAAAGATCCTGCTCTTGATTCAAatagagagaagaaagagactGAAATTGTAAAACCAGAGAAAATGTCCTACACGGTTCCGGATTCGCCAGGATTTCGAAACAAGACTAGAGAGGTCTTGGTGATGAAATTCAGTGGTTCTGAGATTGGTGAGTTCACAATTTCGGACCTTGATTCGTGCGAGGTGAGATTGATAGGTTGTGTTAGGGCATTATTTGTTCACAGACTTCGGAATTGTCGAGTCTATGGTGGTCCTGTTATGAATTCAATTCTGTTTGAGCAAGTTGAGGGGTGTGTTTTCGTAATGGCATCTCATCAGATTCGAATTCATCATGCCAAAGCCACTGATTTTTATCTCAGAGTCAGAAGCAGGCCCATAATCGAGGACAGTAGTGGTGTGAGGTTTGCGCCATACTGTTTGAGCTATGAAGGGATTCATAAAGATCTTCAGGAAGCCAGCCTTGCTGAAGAGACTGGAAATTGGGCCAATGTGGATGATTTTCGGTGGTTAAGAGCAGTTCAGTCTCCCAATTGGTCGATTTTGCCAGAGAATGAAAGAATTGGTTTAATCaacatttcaaattcaaatttggATACCAGATCTGAAGAAATTTAG
- the LOC115714203 gene encoding tubulin-folding cofactor C isoform X2, producing MEEDYLSSNANNGGNPSDALEQARQRKHAAMLERLANRQHTRRSAESDDSSTSPAFESTSSFLTRFSDSKRSIEAQIAQSRLTPMPETTQLKPQLDAISASISSLEKLVAENSYFLPSYEVRSSLKAVSDLKQSLESLSADLVPKKKFSFKNKAPKKDPALDSNREKKETEIVKPEKMSYTVPDSPGFRNKTREVLVMKFSGSEIGEFTISDLDSCEVRLIGCVRALFVHRLRNCRVYGGPVMNSILFEQVEGCVFVMASHQIRIHHAKATDFYLRVRSRPIIEDSSGVRFAPYCLSYEGIHKDLQEASLAEETGNWANVDDFRWLRAVQSPNWSILPENERIGLINISNSNLDTRSEEI from the coding sequence ATGGAAGAGGATTATCTCTCATCAAACGCTAACAATGGTGGAAATCCTTCTGATGCTTTAGAACAAGCCCGCCAAAGGAAACATGCCGCCATGCTCGAGCGCCTTGCAAATCGTCAACACACTCGTAGATCAGCAGAGTCCGATGACTCCTCCACCTCTCCTGCTTTCGAGTCCACTTCTTCCTTCCTTACTCGCTTTTCTGATTCCAAACGGTCCATTGAGGCCCAAATTGCGCAATCCCGACTCACCCCGATGCCCGAGACAACTCAGCTCAAACCCCAACTTGACGCCATTTCAGCCTCTATCTCCAGTCTTGAAAAGCTTGTCGCCGAGAATTCATACTTTTTGCCTTCTTATGAGGTTCGGTCATCCCTAAAAGCAGTTTCCGATTTGAAACAGAGTCTCGAGAGTTTGAGCGCTGATCTAGTTCCCAAAAAGAAATTCTCTTTCAAGAACAAAGCTCCAAAGAAAGATCCTGCTCTTGATTCAAatagagagaagaaagagactGAAATTGTAAAACCAGAGAAAATGTCCTACACGGTTCCGGATTCGCCAGGATTTCGAAACAAGACTAGAGAGGTCTTGGTGATGAAATTCAGTGGTTCTGAGATTGGTGAGTTCACAATTTCGGACCTTGATTCGTGCGAGGTGAGATTGATAGGTTGTGTTAGGGCATTATTTGTTCACAGACTTCGGAATTGTCGAGTCTATGGTGGTCCTGTTATGAATTCAATTCTGTTTGAGCAAGTTGAGGGGTGTGTTTTCGTAATGGCATCTCATCAGATTCGAATTCATCATGCCAAAGCCACTGATTTTTATCTCAGAGTCAGAAGCAGGCCCATAATCGAGGACAGTAGTGGTGTGAGGTTTGCGCCATACTGTTTGAGCTATGAAGGGATTCATAAAGATCTTCAGGAAGCCAGCCTTGCTGAAGAGACTGGAAATTGGGCCAATGTGGATGATTTTCGGTGGTTAAGAGCAGTTCAGTCTCCCAATTGGTCGATTTTGCCAGAGAATGAAAGAATTGGTTTAATCaacatttcaaattcaaatttggATACCAGATCTGAAGAAATTTAG